ACCTAAAGCGCGGTGTTCTAGGTGACCAGCTTGTTGGCAGCCAGTTTGCCAACGATCACCTTCTTAAGGGATTGATGAAGTTTTACATCGAGTGCGAGTCAACGGGCGCGGATTCTGCTTTCTATGACAAGTTCAACATCCGATATGAGATTTTCCAAGTGATCAAATGTGTTTGGGTCAACGACCACTACAAGCGACAATTGACACGAGAGAGTCGGTGAGTAACCCCCAAGACATTAGTTGAGATGGCACTAACATCATTGCAGCGTCAACAAGCAGTTCTTTGTTCAGTTTGTCAACATGTTGTTGAACGATGCTACTTATGTCTTGGACGAAGCTTTAACCAAGTTTCCCAAGATCCGTGCTATCGAGaaggaacttgaagatcCGTCAATACCACAAGAGGATcgccagaagaaggaggaggagatgcaaCAGCTGGCTAACCAGGCCACGTCTTTCATGCAGTTGGCCAACGAGAcgcttgagatgatgaagctcttcacAGAGGCTATGAGTGAGGCCTTCACCATGCCCGAGATTGTGTCTCGTCTGGCAAGCATGCTCAACTACAACCTGGAGACGTTAGCTGGAAAGAAGGCGGCTGCGGAGCTCAGCGTTTCTAACAGAGACAAGTACCACTTCCGCCCTATCCAGATCATCTCAGACATTGTCGACATCTATCTCAATCTCGGCAACTCACCAGTCTTCATCGACGCCGTTGCTGCAGATGGTCGTTCCTATAAGCCCGAAGTGCTGGAGCGCGTTTCACGCATTCTCATTTCCAAGCACCAGAAGGATCCTGCCGATGTCGCTCGCTGGGACAAGCTCAGGGTGAAGTTTGTCGACGCCAAGACGCTCCTCGACCAAGCGGAACTCGACCTGGGCGACATCCCTGCCGAGTTTGAGGACCCCATCATGGGTGATCTCATGAAGGATCCTGTTTTGCTACCCAGCAAGCATATTGTTGACCGATCAACCATTGTCCAGCATCTCCTAAGCGATCCTAAGGATCCTTTCACAAGACAAGCCATGACCATCGATGATGCAATTCCACAGACGGAACTAAAGGAGAGGATTGAGCAGTGGCGAGAGGAGCGGGTGCAAGCTGCCAAGGACAAGTTGAAGAGCGATGCCATGGATACCACAGAAGGTTAAGATCATGCGAGAGAATGGTTTGAAAGGGGAAATTATCTGATTAGACTTGTTCAGTTGTCTGTCGAAGATGGGAGACGGCGCATGTGTACTTCACTTCGCTCATGGTGAGCATGGAGAATGGCCTGGTTAAAGGGGATAGTTTACATGAGACGGCAAACAGCGGTTCAGGAACTGCAGCGTATTTTTAGATGATAAATATCTTGTTCGTCAGAAATACAGCGAGTTGCATTTCCACCTAACCGTCCTAACTACCTACACATCAGGCTATCTCCGCCGTACCCCTTCCCCTATCCCCAATGCCTTCTTGACTTTTGAATCACAGCTCACGCCTTCAAATCCTTATACTCCTCCAACACTTGCTCCAGCTCTCTGAGAATCTTCTGCTTGCGCTCATCAGAGCACCAGCTTTCCTTAACAGCACCGCGGACGATCCATGCCCAGTCCTTGACGGAGAGGCTGAAGGTATCCTGGACACGGCAGTAGACTTCCTGGACGTAGGCGCCAAAGTAAGCAGGATCGTCGCTGTTGACGCTGAAGAGGACACCAGCATCGAGGAACTTGCGCACAGGGGCGTCGGCGAGTTCAGGCAGGTTGCAGAGAGCTACGTTAGACCAGGGGCAGAAAGTCAAGAGGGTGCGGTTGGCGGCCAGTCTCTTGAGGAGTTCTGGGTCCTGAGCAGCTGCGAGACCGTGGTCGATGCGCGAGACTTTCAGGTGCTCGAGTGAGGCAGTGATGAAAGAAGGTGGTGCTTCCTCACCGGCGTGAGTGGTGAGATGAGTGCCAGTCTTTGCCACACGGGCATAGACCTCTGTGAAGAGCTCAGGAGGGAACGCCTTCTCGCTCGAGACCATGCCGAAGCCTGTCAGGGTACCATCGTTGAAGTGGCCACGGTCAAGAAGAGTATCGACCAGAGCATGAGACTCGGGAACAGGTAGATGGCGAAGGATACAGACAATCAGCTCGACAGTAATCCCCAACTCCTTCTGAGCACGACGCTTGGCAGCTGTAAGTCCTGCGACGACAGTGTCGTAGCTGACACCTCGAGCGATGTGCGCCTGAGGATCGAAGAAGATCTCAGCATGCCGGACGTTTTCGCTCGCCGCGCGCTGGAAATACTGGTACGCAAGAGTCTCAAAGTCGTTTTCGGTGATAAGCACGCTCATCCCGAGGTAGTAGTAGTGCAGGAAATCATCGAGGGATGTGAATCTCCCATATCGCTCTCGCAACTTGTCAGCCGACTCGTAGACAGGATCCTCTGGCAATTTGATCCCGTTCTTCTCagcgagggagaagagaagttcaGGCTCAAGAGTTCCCTCAATATGGAGATGCTGCTCAACCTTTGGCAAGGCCTTGAGGAAGCTGTGGAACTGAGATTTGCACATATTGAATGATTGATCTTGGACGATCAAGTTTATTTCGTCTCGTTGAGATCTTGTTTGGGATTATCACAGcagtttttttttttttttttttttttttttctcttcaccttcagcaaagagacagaggcaATCAGAGTGTGGGGAATTCGAATTATTCGCACCGATTGATCAAGTTTTGACAATGGAACTCGATAGGCCCAGGCCCAGATTGATGAGCATCTCGTCCAATAAAAGCACGTAGAATTGCGGGAGCTCCCGGCCCCGTTAAAGCCATTCATTGTTTGTGGTTTCATTCATTGTGATCTCGGAAAGTATATCAAGCAtaaggtagatagatagatatatTAACTGTATGTGCGGATTCTGTGTATGTAGACGGAGTAGGTGGTATCGCGTCGCTGAAGTGGTCGTTATAGTATCTTGGTTGATCTGGACGTGTTGAGACAGGTATCTtgcttggcaagcttggtaaGCGACTTGTCATAGTCGCATACGTCGCCCTGGGATCCGTGGGCTGAAATGAGTGCCGGAGTCTCTTGCCATTGTCAATTGAAATTCCTTTCAAAGCCCACTGATCATCACATCAAGTGCTGACCTCGGGTACTAGTCCCGGCCTAGTGGTCAATTAGCATCCTATGtactgtactctgtacgTCTTGTGCCTACCTAACCTAACATTAGTCGTTTGTCAGGTTAGGCCATGGCACATGCACAAAGAACTCCACGGCCTGAGACTACACAAGTCTCTCCACCCTTgagaggcttcttctcatttcctcctcagatGCCAGTCTCTTAAATGAGTGTCTTGAGTCTTGACCGTCacttgacatcaacagcgGCTTATCGTGCCACCCCTGAACCATCCATTTCCAGGAATAGGGACGCACTCCCGTTCCGACACCCGCGCCAAAAGCAAATGAACCTTGTCCAGTTCTCCTCAGAACACAGTACACtacaacctcagcaacagacAGGCTGGGATGGTCCGATGGGATAT
This genomic interval from Fusarium verticillioides 7600 chromosome 1, whole genome shotgun sequence contains the following:
- a CDS encoding adenosine deaminase; its protein translation is MCKSQFHSFLKALPKVEQHLHIEGTLEPELLFSLAEKNGIKLPEDPVYESADKLRERYGRFTSLDDFLHYYYLGMSVLITENDFETLAYQYFQRAASENVRHAEIFFDPQAHIARGVSYDTVVAGLTAAKRRAQKELGITVELIVCILRHLPVPESHALVDTLLDRGHFNDGTLTGFGMVSSEKAFPPELFTEVYARVAKTGTHLTTHAGEEAPPSFITASLEHLKVSRIDHGLAAAQDPELLKRLAANRTLLTFCPWSNVALCNLPELADAPVRKFLDAGVLFSVNSDDPAYFGAYVQEVYCRVQDTFSLSVKDWAWIVRGAVKESWCSDERKQKILRELEQVLEEYKDLKA